The Malus sylvestris chromosome 3, drMalSylv7.2, whole genome shotgun sequence genomic sequence AGTGGTTTAGAGAGTAATTGTGAAAGAACCAGTTAACCTAGTTGTACAATGAACAAAGTTGGAACTCACAACTTCTTTGGGCTGTGCCATTGGGTTTGAGTAACTACCTATTCTTTGTACTAGCTCTCTTATGTGTGATGAATTTTCAAGTTTCACATGTAGATAATATAAATGGGTGATGTTAAGTACGTGTGATTGTTGGGCTTCACATGTGAGCCAATTTGgtatgataccatgaagaaagttgaggttccaccataaaatcaattggtagTATAGGAAGTAATCCAACCATTTACAAGTCCTTGCATAATTTGGTCTTTCACCAATGTGAGACTTCGTTCTCACATTCTCACAcgtattaataaaaataattccaACCCCAACATATTAAGACAAATAATGTTTCTTACAGTGTAGAAGCCTAATTAAAACGTAACATTAGATTTCaacacaaaacaagcaaataaaaacaataaacgtgcaactacacaaaaaaaaaaaaaaaaaaggtagaagCTAATTTACAAGCTCTTTCAGCTTCTGAACAAACCTATCGATATATCCACTCATAAACCCAGGAGTTGCTAACGTTTCCATCCACTTTGCATGGTTCTTCTTCACCATAACACCCACCTCACTCTCCTTATCCATCACACTTTTAATAGCTTTGCTCAAACTCTCCTTCGAAAACCACCCACTCTCTTCCCTCCCCACCTCCACAGCAACCTCGAGCTTTTTAACCAGCAATTTGGTGTTCAAGATTTGGTCACCAAGATGTGGAACCAGCACAATCTGTTTGTCACTCATCAAAGACTCCCACATTGATCCAAACCCACAATGGTTCACAAAGCACCCAACTGCTGGGTGGTTCAAAATCAATGTCTGCTGCACCCAGCTCCCAACCACCACCCCTCTCCCTTTAACCCTCTCTTCAAACCCTTCCGGCAATGCCTCTTCAATTGTCTCGCAACCCAACGGCGGTTTCAGAGCCACAAAAAATGGCAACCCAGTTAGCTCAAACCCTAACACGAGCTCTTGAAATTGGCTTTTTTCGAGAACCCATTGGCTCCCGAATGCGCAAAACACCACAGATCCAGCCTCAAACCCAGCAAACCACTTCGCCCACCGGTCCTCTAATTGTTCAGTGTTGTTATCGGATCCCAGACCCAAAACAGGACCGGTTAAAAGCACCGGCCTCTTATACTGATCTTCCATATAGTCACACATATCACCCTCCAGCTCTCTGCACGTTCTAATGGACAAAGCGTCACATTCTTTCATACAAATTATGGTCCGATCGTAAAATCTGATCCCGTCCCCAAACGGCTCCGTTATGAACGTCAACGACCGGGCCTCGTGTCCTTGGAGAACCACAGTCGTTGACGGGTACCCAGCAGGTGGGACCCCTAGCTCCTTCGCGGTAATAGGCCGGTCCTTGGGGACCTGACGCG encodes the following:
- the LOC126615322 gene encoding UDP-glycosyltransferase 79B6-like gives rise to the protein MAEPSSFHLAMFPWLAMGHITPYVHLSNELAARGHRVTLLVPKKAILQLEHLNHHPNLITFSPVTVPHFNGLPEGTEIASEIPIHNIHFLAAAMDLTRDQIEHFLSANKPDFVLYDAAHWVPEIARKNGIKSVCYNVVCAAALAIALVPARQVPKDRPITAKELGVPPAGYPSTTVVLQGHEARSLTFITEPFGDGIRFYDRTIICMKECDALSIRTCRELEGDMCDYMEDQYKRPVLLTGPVLGLGSDNNTEQLEDRWAKWFAGFEAGSVVFCAFGSQWVLEKSQFQELVLGFELTGLPFFVALKPPLGCETIEEALPEGFEERVKGRGVVVGSWVQQTLILNHPAVGCFVNHCGFGSMWESLMSDKQIVLVPHLGDQILNTKLLVKKLEVAVEVGREESGWFSKESLSKAIKSVMDKESEVGVMVKKNHAKWMETLATPGFMSGYIDRFVQKLKELVN